A genomic stretch from Thermomonospora umbrina includes:
- a CDS encoding DUF5703 family protein, producing the protein MAEYTYIVLRLPRGTTRDAARQLMTEHAEYGGWELDRLRLYPDGSRRIQLRRKVIRQVRTA; encoded by the coding sequence ATGGCGGAGTACACCTACATCGTCCTGCGCCTGCCGCGCGGCACCACTCGCGACGCCGCCCGGCAGCTCATGACCGAGCACGCCGAGTACGGCGGCTGGGAGCTCGACCGTCTGCGCCTCTACCCCGACGGTAGCCGCCGAATCCAACTGCGCCGCAAGGTCATCCGCCAGGTCCGCACCGCCTAG